A stretch of the Lolium perenne isolate Kyuss_39 chromosome 3, Kyuss_2.0, whole genome shotgun sequence genome encodes the following:
- the LOC127342939 gene encoding acyl transferase 9 has protein sequence MALTVTKSPPALIPPAGPTPGGSLPLSSIDKTAAVRVSVDFIQVFPADAPRDQAPLVATMREGFAKALVHYYPVAGRIAEPVQGEPVVECTGEGVWFVEADASCSLEEARNLERPLSIPKEELLPRPPAHVRLEDTVLLAQVTKFTCGGFAVGICFSHLVFDGQGAAQFLKAVGEMARGLPEPSLKPIWERDAIPNPPKPPLGPPPSFTAFNFEKPVVEISLDSIKRVKDQVASETSQKCSTFDVVTAMIFKCRALAIGFAPDAEVRLGFAAGTRHLLNDKLSSVEGYYGNCVYPGGLTKTSQEVKEASLVEIVTAIREAKDALSTRFLDWMSGGAKENHYNVSLDYGTLIVTDWSHVGFNEVDYGFGEPGYVFTMNDDVNIVPSVVYLKPPKPKQGIRLVLQCVEAQHSAVFSEELQKLA, from the exons atggcCCTCACCGTCACCAAGTCGCCTCCGGCCCTGATCCCTCCGGCGGGGCCCACCCCGGGCGGCTCCCTCCCGCTCTCCTCCATCGACAAGACCGCCGCCGTCCGCGTCTCCGTCGACTTCATCCAGGTCTTCCCCGCCGACGCGCCGCGGGACCAGGCGCCCCTGGTCGCCACCATGCGGGAGGGCTTCGCCAAGGCGCTCGTGCACTACTACCCCGTCGCCGGCCGCATCGCCGAGCCCGTCCAGGGGGAGCCCGTGGTGGAGTGCACCGGGGAAGGCGTGTGGTTCGTCGAGGCCGACGCCAGCTGCTCCCTCGAGGAGGCGCGCAACCTCGAGCGCCCGCTCTCCATCCCCAAGGAGGAGCTGCTCCCGCGCCCGCCCGCCCACGTCCGCCTCGAGGACACCGTGCTCCTCGCGCAG GTTACCAAGTTCACCTGTGGCGGATTTGCGGTGGGCATTTGCTTCAGTCACTTGGTGTTTGATGGGCAAGGGGCAGCCCAGTTTCTGAAGGCAGTTGGTGAGATGGCACGAGGTCTCCCTGAGCCGTCACTTAAGCCGATCTGGGAGCGTGATGCCATTCCCAACCCTCCTAAGCCGCCTCTTGGACCACCACCGTCGTTCACAGCGTTCAACTTTGAGAAACCAGTGGTCGAGATCTCTCTTGACAGCATCAAGCGTGTCAAGGATCAGGTTGCAAGTGAGACCAGCCAGAAATGCTCCACCTTCGATGTGGTCACCGCCATGATCTTCAAATGCCGTGCCTTGGCCATTGGATTTGCACCTGACGCTGAGGTTCGCTTGGGTTTCGCTGCTGGCACGCGCCACCTGCTGAATGACAAGCTGTCTTCGGTGGAAGGCTATTACGGAAACTGTGTGTACCCGGGTGGTCTCACCAAGACCAGTCAGGAAGTCAAGGAAGCGTCACTAGTTGAGATCGTCACGGCGATCAGGGAAGCCAAGGATGCGCTGTCGACGAGGTTCTTGGACTGGATGAGCGGCGGCGCCAAGGAGAACCACTACAACGTGTCGCTGGACTACGGCACGCTCATTGTCACGGATTGGAGCCACGTTGGGTTCAACGAGGTGGACTACGGGTTCGGCGAGCCAGGCTACGTGTTCACCATGAACGACGACGTGAACATCGTGCCTTCCGTTGTCTACCTGAAGCCGCCCAAGCCGAAGCAGGGCATCAGGCTGGTGCTGCAGTGCGTGGAGGCGCAGCACTCTGCTGTGTTCAGCGAGGAGTTGCAGAAGCTTGCATAG
- the LOC127342941 gene encoding AP-3 complex subunit delta — protein MASSQPAPSTAPSLVDTLFQLSLDDLVKSLRADQSAAGESSAVARALSAIHREIRAPDAATKATGLQKLTYLSSLHFAPVASHPLAFPAIELLASPHLPHKRLAYLAASLSLSPASLSLLPLATHQLHKDLSPSTAAPAAHHLCALALHLLASPAAAAAPDLAAHLAHDLVPHLSRGSPRAIAAAARVIAASPSAGVPVLFKPLAACLASPDPRTSTAAASAFCELSAPPADPSPFLPLAPDLYNLLTTSRSNWALIKVLKIFARLAPLEPRLAARIVDPVCQLLARSSAMSLTFECVRTVLTALPAHDAAVSLAIGKLKEFLAASDDPNLRYLGLLALGMLGPAYASTVNESRDVIALSLGDADLNIRREALHLMMGMLDDNNVMDIAGMLVSHAARSDPEFANDTLGAVLAACGRNVYELVSDFDWYVSLLADMARSLHCLQGDEIGRQLVDVGLRVQDARPELVQSARSLLIDPALLGNNLLFPVLSAAAFVSGEYVDCSKDPVELVQALLQPRTSLLPMSVRAVYIQAVLKVITFCCNLYIQRLNDPNKELDLVFDELAVDQDVSRESEAEIKPAEADQIVMPSTTEKDPSSHKSIVYMINLIEMTVGPLVQCKEVEVLERARNLMGFIHLLREIQEFKERKVSDQKKINRVKELVKSMQTVFSQELSPVYVNAQKKISLPEDIVLNENLAELADVVSEDDAPPSTSILFCSRSYPSVETRDEPAVSVGSSSLLVEHRKRHGMYYLPTGKDEGDMDNYPHANDPLLSADNGSMIKDRSETVHPVSAGKKLKAARSRPKVVKLDGEDFLSAMMSTVNVPKEPLSGTVGSVLVGRNAKSLPSLKASDNSSERMGNKLDPGESSSQQTQNIDADIGSSWATKHQDYDKESTILPDSDGKEARKHKTSSTSGHRQGRHKQRERSSTQLDVAPQAPVIQDFLL, from the coding sequence ATGGCTTCCTCCCAGCCGGccccgtccacggcgccgtcgctgGTGGACACCCTCTTCCAGCTCTCCCTCGACGACCTCGTCAAGTCCCTCCGCGCCGACCAGTCCGCCGCCGGCGAGTCGTCCGCCGTCGCCCGCGCGCTCTCCGCGATCCACCGCGAGATCCGCGCCCCGGACGCGGCCACCAAGGCCACCGGGCTCCAGAAGCTCACCTACCTCTCCTCCCTCCACTTCGCCCCCGTCGCCTCCCACCCGCTCGCCTTCCCGGCCATCGAGCTCCTCGCCTCGCCGCACCTCCCGCACAAGCGCCTCGCCTACCTCGCCGCCTCGCTCTCCCTCTCCCCGGCCTCGCTCTCCCTCCTCCCGCTCGCCACCCACCAGCTCCACAAGGACCTCTCCCCTTCCACCGCCGCCCCCGCCGCCCACCACCTATGCGCCCTCGCGCTGCACCTCCTcgcctcccccgccgccgccgccgcgcccgaCCTCGCCGCCCACCTCGCGCACGACCTAGTGCCCCACCTCTCCCGCGGCAGCCcgcgcgccatcgccgccgccgcgcgcgtcATAGCCGCCTCCCCGTCCGCGGGCGTGCCGGTCCTCTTCAAGCCGCTGGCCGCATGTCTCGCTTCACCGGACCCGCggacctccaccgccgccgcatCCGCCTTCTGCGAGCTCTCGGCGCCGCCAGCTGATCCATCCCCATTCCTGCCTCTCGCGCCCGACCTCTACAACCTGCTAACCACTTCCCGCTCCAACTGGGCGCTCATCAAAGTGCTCAAGATCTTCGCTAGGCTGGCTCCGCTCGAGCCGCGCCTCGCCGCGCGGATTGTTGACCCGGTGTGCCAGCTCCTCGCACGCTCTTCGGCCATGTCCCTCACGTTCGAGTGCGTCCGCACCGTGCTAACCGCCCTACCGGCGCACGATGCCGCCGTGAGCCTCGCCATCGGGAAACTTAAGGAGTTCCTTGCTGCTTCCGACGATCCCAACCTGCGGTATCTTGGCCTCTTGGCGCTCGGTATGCTGGGCCCGGCGTATGCATCGACTGTCAACGAGAGCCGTGATGTGATCGCCCTCTCACTGGGTGATGCTGACTTGAACATCCGCAGGGAGGCGTTGCACCTGATGATGGGGATGCTTGATGACAACAATGTCATGGATATTGCTGGCATGCTGGTCAGTCACGCCGCGCGGTCAGACCCGGAGTTTGCAAATGACACCCTTGGGGCTGTCCTGGCAGCATGTGGCCGCAATGTGTATGAACTGGTCTCGGATTTCGACTGGTATGTCTCGCTGCTTGCAGATATGGCAAGGAGCCTGCACTGTCTGCAGGGAGATGAGATTGGTCGCCAGCTTGTTGATGTGGGACTTCGGGTGCAGGATGCGCGTCCGGAGCTTGTCCAGTCAGCTCGGTCTCTCCTGATTGACCCTGCTTTGCTCGGCAACAACCTTCTTTTCCCTGTTCTTTCTGCTGCTGCATTCGTCTCCGGTGAGTATGTAGATTGCAGCAAGGATCCTGTTGAGCTTGTTCAGGCACTATTGCAGCCAAGGACTAGCCTCCTGCCAATGTCAGTCAGAGCCGTCTACATCCAGGCAGTGCTTAAAGTCATCACATTTTGTTGCAATTTATATATCCAGAGGTTGAATGATCCAAACAAGGAATTGGATCTTGTGTTTGATGAGTTAGCTGTTGATCAAGATGTTAGCAGGGAAAGTGAAGCTGAAATTAAACCTGCGGAAGCTGATCAAATTGTTATGCCAAGCACAACGGAGAAGGATCCTTCTTCGCACAAATCAATAGTTTATATGATTAACTTGATTGAAATGACAGTCGGGCCACTTGTTCAGTGCAAGGAAGTTGAGGTCCTCGAGAGGGCACGCAACCTGATGGGTTTTATCCATTTGCTACGTGAGATTCAGGAGTTTAAGGAGAGGAAGGTTAGTGATCAGAAGAAAATTAACCGGGTCAAGGAGCTGGTTAAGAGCATGCAAACAGTATTCTCTCAAGAATTAAGCCCTGTTTATGTGAATGCACAGAAGAAAATTTCCCTTCCTGAGGATATTGTCTTGAATGAAAATCTTGCTGAACTTGCTGACGTTGTAAGTGAAGATGATGCTCCTCCATCAACTTCAATCCTTTTCTGCTCTCGCAGCTATCCTTCTGTAGAGACTAGAGATGAGCCTGCAGTGTCAGTTGGTTCATCTTCTCTTCTTGTTGAGCACCGTAAACGGCATGGGATGTACTATCTTCCAACAGGAAAAGATGAGGGTGATATGGATAATTACCCTCATGCGAATGATCCTCTGCTATCTGCTGACAATGGAAGTATGATAAAGGATAGATCAGAGACTGTGCATCCTGTATCTGCTGGGAAAAAGTTGAAAGCCGCGAGGTCCAGACCAAAAGTAGTGAAACTGGATGGCGAGGATTTCCTAAGTGCTATGATGTCTACTGTAAATGTTCCAAAGGAACCATTGTCTGGTACTGTTGGTAGTGTGCTCGTGGGTAGAAATGCCAAGTCATTACCTTCACTGAAGGCTTCAGATAATTCCTCTGAAAGAATGGGAAACAAATTGGACCCTGGGGAATCTAGTTCCCAGCAGACACAGAACATAGATGCTGATATTGGGAGTTCTTGGGCAACTAAGCATCAGGATTATGATAAAGAGAGTACAATCCTTCCTGATAGTGATGGGAAAGAAGCAAGAAAGCATAAAACCTCCAGCACGAGCGGGCATCGTCAAGGAAGACATAAGCAAAGAGAAAGATCTAGTACCCAGCTGGATGTTGCACCTCAAGCTCCTGTAATTCAAGATTTTCTTCTATAG